Proteins encoded within one genomic window of Crocosphaera sp. UHCC 0190:
- a CDS encoding GTP-binding protein, translating into MPLPRLMILVIGLSIILGLIIWLINSIYRLYIQVSFTAPLLANFLIFLIMGLLGLSIYGFIYYFNLTTSRKSRKSKRRQLKLPEQKTEAAEENLKAVRRQVQQIQDKVAQKALLNRSQEIAQSLIRGELKVIVFGTGSAGKTSLVNALIGEIVGQVDATMGTTKIGETYHLKLKGISREILITDTPGILEAGIEGTERETLARQLATEADLLLFVVDNDLRQSEYEPLHILADIGKRSLLIFNKIDLYTEEEQEQIMQQLRQRVKGFIAASDVISIAANPQQFKRTTGEIMQPEPDIIPLIKRLAVVLRAEGEDLIADNILLQSQRLGEEARKIIDRQRKRQADQIIDRYQWIGAGVIAVTPLPVVDMLATAAVNAQMVVEIGKVYGCELNSDNGKDLALSLGKTLVSLGVVKGAVDLLSRVLQLNMATYLIGKVIQGVTAAYLTRIAGKSFVEYFRHDQDWGDGGITEVVQRQFQLSRKDEFIKGFVKDAIAKVVQPLTDTWEEETEELPEEFKQPPIQQKAVLEEEDDW; encoded by the coding sequence ATGCCGCTTCCTCGTCTAATGATTTTGGTTATTGGTCTTAGTATCATTCTAGGGCTAATTATTTGGTTAATTAATTCTATTTACAGACTTTATATTCAAGTTTCTTTTACGGCCCCTCTTCTCGCTAATTTTTTGATTTTTCTGATTATGGGGTTGTTAGGTTTATCAATTTATGGGTTTATTTATTATTTTAATTTAACCACATCTCGGAAATCTCGAAAAAGTAAACGTCGTCAGCTAAAATTACCTGAACAAAAAACCGAAGCAGCAGAAGAAAACTTAAAAGCTGTCCGTCGTCAAGTCCAACAAATTCAGGATAAAGTTGCCCAAAAAGCACTATTAAATCGTTCCCAAGAAATTGCACAAAGTTTAATCAGAGGTGAGTTAAAAGTAATTGTTTTTGGGACAGGTTCAGCCGGAAAAACATCTTTAGTTAATGCTTTAATTGGGGAGATTGTTGGTCAGGTAGATGCTACTATGGGAACGACTAAAATTGGGGAAACTTATCATTTAAAATTAAAGGGAATTTCACGAGAAATTTTAATTACTGATACCCCAGGTATTTTAGAAGCAGGAATAGAAGGAACGGAACGAGAAACTCTAGCTAGACAGTTAGCAACAGAAGCAGATTTATTGTTGTTTGTGGTGGATAATGATTTGCGTCAATCAGAATATGAACCTTTACACATTCTGGCAGATATTGGTAAGCGATCGCTATTAATTTTTAATAAGATTGACCTTTATACCGAAGAAGAACAAGAGCAAATCATGCAGCAGTTACGGCAAAGAGTTAAAGGATTTATTGCTGCTTCTGATGTCATTTCTATTGCTGCTAACCCCCAACAATTTAAACGCACAACGGGGGAAATTATGCAACCTGAACCTGATATTATTCCCCTCATTAAACGCTTAGCTGTGGTATTAAGAGCAGAGGGAGAAGATTTAATCGCTGATAACATTTTACTACAATCACAACGCTTAGGAGAAGAAGCAAGAAAAATTATTGATCGTCAACGCAAAAGACAAGCTGATCAGATTATTGATCGTTATCAATGGATCGGTGCAGGTGTCATTGCTGTTACCCCTTTACCTGTGGTTGATATGTTAGCAACTGCCGCAGTTAATGCTCAAATGGTAGTAGAAATTGGTAAAGTTTATGGGTGCGAATTAAACAGTGATAATGGGAAAGATTTAGCCCTTTCTTTAGGCAAAACTTTAGTCAGTTTAGGAGTAGTTAAAGGGGCCGTTGATTTATTAAGTAGGGTATTACAATTAAATATGGCAACCTATCTCATTGGTAAAGTCATTCAAGGAGTAACAGCAGCTTATTTAACTCGCATTGCTGGCAAAAGTTTTGTTGAATATTTCCGTCATGATCAAGACTGGGGAGATGGGGGAATTACAGAAGTTGTACAAAGACAGTTTCAATTAAGTCGAAAAGATGAATTTATTAAGGGATTTGTTAAAGATGCGATCGCTAAAGTAGTGCAACCTTTAACAGATACTTGGGAGGAAGAAACAGAAGAACTTCCAGAAGAATTTAAACAACCACCCATTCAACAAAAAGCA